ACCGTCATTCCATCAGGCTCCACTGCTCCATTGTCCTTCCCATCAAGGAACAAAAACACGTCAACAAGTGCAGAGACAACTGTACCCATTGATGCAGATAACAACGTAGATCAATCCGATTGCCCAACAATAAGAACGATCAATGACAACGTGAACAACAATAAACACATTGAATCATTACAACCTCCTATTGTTCTCTTAGCCAGCGATAAGGACAACACCACGCACgctccttcaccttttcgCGATCCAATGTCGTTTGGTGAGCGTTCAATTGAAGGTAGGGAAAGGGACTGGGAATACCATAATCGAGGTACGTATTGACGttctctctctctcttcttctctcaTTTTCTCTTCACTGTCAGGCCCCCttcctttcatctctttcacACCCCTGACCACTTGAATTAGGTTCTCATTATTCCAATTACCGTTTTTAGCTTATTCATTGACAATATTTGCCGCACATAGACACCTTAGACCCTCACCCACCGCAAGCAGCTGATATCATCAAACATATCCCGCCTCCTCTCTCATACCACCCCCATCATAAACCCCAGCAACCTTCCGTGCCCTTCTCCACACGGACCACTTCGACTATATCGGGCGGAAACAATTCACGGTTCAGCGGTGTCGATCCATTGGATACGTTATCACCTCCGCCATCTTACGGTCAATTCTCAAATTCGTCCAGTAGCTCGCGGAGGAATTCCAAATACACCGCATTCTCTGGCTCTAGTGGAAGTTCGACTCACTCATACTCGACTACCGATTCATTCTCCTGGAGAGGCAATCACAATCCCCACAATCAACAACATTGGCAATTCGGTGGTCAACCAGACATCTCTACggtatttgaagaagaaaacaGTGCTGATTTAGGCGAAGACAAAGATTTCCCgaagaaagatcaataCGAATTTGGAGTCAAACACTCTGCTGAaccaaatcatcaaaaatatCGTACTTTGAATACACAATCATCCTCAAGCACCCTTGTCAATCGTCCAGCGAATCGATCGACTCCCGGGTACTtttcaagagaaagatcaGGTACAATCAACTCGCAGACTGGTACTATCAACTCGAACCATTCTGGTAAATCATCGACGTCCAAAGGTCCGACCCACCCTTTCGCGAACGCAGTGATCAGGCCGACTTCACCTCCTAGTATACCTACGAGCAAGTCGCATAACAACTTTCTTTCACCTCAAGCCACTCGAccagaaaatcaaattttaatacAAACCTCGAGGTCATCGCCCAATCTCGCTGAGCAGTACAAGATGTCTCAACCCGCTCATCAAGTAGCTTTGGTGTCTACGGAAGACGATCGTGACGATGAAGAGATATGTCCAGTCTGTGTGGAGAGTCTAAGTTTCACTTATAGGTTACCTGGTGAAAAACCTCATATCGTGCCCGAATGTGGACATGCCTTACACGAGGTGAGTATCCGTCATCAATGGGATCATCAGGCAATTGACTGACTATTGTTGTAGGAATGCTTCGTAATTGTATATGGTGACGTACCTCCCGAAGGTTCCAAAAAGATACTTGGAGTTTGCGGTGTCTGTCGACAACCGATGAAGATGGCAGATGGTGCGATCAAGCGAGATAGTGGGTGAGAACCTTTTTGAGGAGAAATATGTGCTTATCTGATCTTCTCCCAGAGCTCGCCACGCTTATGGGTCAACCAGGTCAGAATGGAGCTAGGAAATCTTCTCAGTCTGCGCCTTCCGCTCGATCTGTCGGTGGCAGAGGTCACAACACCTCTCCCGCTCTTGCCGATCCCTACGCGGATGATCCTGTGGAGATTGGCAATATGAGCTCGTCTCGATCGATGCACTCGGAATCATCTCAACCGAAAGTTGTCGTTCCTTCCATTTCTATCCGATCTGAATACCCATCAATCGCCAAAGGTCAACGAACAGGTAAACAAGTCATCACAGCCATGGTCACAGTCGAAGTCCCGTCTGCAGGTGATAGAGGAAAATATGCGACTACGCTCAGACCACCTGAAATGTCAAGATCGGCGTTATCAGAAGATCAATTTTCACCTCAACTACCTCCTTCCCCTAGATCAGCATCTGATTCATCCGTCATACCGAATACCGCTCGGAGTGGACCAGTCACCAGCCCTGATCCGTTTGCCCATGTTGTGAACGATCTGAAACATCGAGTAGTAGATTACAGGACCTCTGGCTTGGACCAACTCGGATCATTACGGCTTTTCGACCTGCTTAGCGTGAGGAAAGGTCAACTGATTAGGGAATTTCACGTTTATCTGTTTCAGGAAGCTTTGATCTGCGTTTCggaagagaagaaatctGGATTTAGGGGAATCTTttcctcatcctcctcaATCAGAAGCGATCACTCCGGTGGATCGCATCACACTCGAGGTGTACTCAAGTTGAAAGGGAGAATATACGTTCGACATGTCAAGAAAGTAACCGATACTTCGGTACAAGGTGAACTTAGCTTGACCATCTCAATGGAAGATGAGTCTTTAGACTCTTTCATCCTATGCTTTAGAGACAGATCAAGCCATGAAACCTGGAGATCAACCATCAATCGCCTCCTGGAAGAAGTCAAGGGTGTTCAGAGTAAATCTTTGAGACTCCCACGATCTGCCAACACTCCCCTTTCTGCTGGGGGATCAGCCCGTAATTTTGGACTCGATCTCacatcaccttcaacaactGGATACGCTGCCACTCCTTCGACCTCATCTTTCGCTCACAATGACGCAAGCCCTGGTGATTTAGCCCATGAGCAACCTCTGGGCCCCATCCATACTCCTGTTGACTTAGTCATTGTCCTCTCTCTACCGGCGCCATCGCAGTCAAATAATCAACTTCCACTCAAAGTCAAGCTCATGAAATCCTCTCTTGCCTTCATTCTCGCCTTACTTGGTCCCAAAGATCGAATTTCGTTGGTAACCTGCGAGATGGGTGCCAATGGTATCGCAAGAAGAACACCTTTCCTTTCGCCTTGCAAATTCGAATCGCGTAAAAGATTAGAAGCCTTTGTCGAGACTTTGGGAAGCAGTCGAGAGGGTAAAGACGAATTCGAAGTACAAGTTGGGCGGGAAGAACGATATGACGTTGTCACTGCAGTGAATGTTGCCTTAGATGTGGTCTTACAGCGAAAAGCCAAGAACCCTATATCTGGTATGATCCTGGTTAGCGATACATCCGACGTCATCAAGCGGGCTCAGATGGATCTGGTAACAGCCAGACTGGATGCGGCGAATATTCCCGTACATGCTCTTGGGTATGGACGATCTCATGATCCATCTCCACTCTGGATCATCTCGAACCATACACACGGTACATATACATTCGTCAAGGAATGGTATCACCTTCGAGATACATTGGCTGGTGTGATTGGTGGATTGATGTCAATAGCAGTGGATAATATGAGGGTTCACCTATCATGTCAGGAGAACGACTTCCATGTAACCAAAGTTTCCGGTACTACACAAGCTATAGTATCGAAGAATGGTAAAGATGTGGATATTGAATTGAGGGAATTGAGGTTTGGTGAAATTAGAGAGATCTTAGTGGAGCTTGACTTggaaggtaaatcatcaaacGAACAAAGATATTCTGGCGAGGGCTCAAGCGAGAATGGACATCTCCAAGATGCTCAACATGGTTCATTGATCAGGAAAGAACCTTCTTTCAACGTTGATCGGGGATTAGGACTAGATACTCTTTCGGTGGGCGATGCCAACGCTCTCAGAGATGTGGTGTATGAAGATGCCTTGATTGATGAGGTACCGGTTATAGAAGTTGATTGTTCTTTCCATGATCCTAAAGCTGGAAGATCTGTCGCTCGGTTAGCCCACCCCGTCTTGCTTACAGTTGCTATACTTCCACCAAATGCACCACCCTCATCTACACCGGCAGATCCAATGCTCGTCCGACGACGCATGGAACTTCTAGCTAGCGATATGATAACTAGAGCTTTACTTATCGCTTCTAGGAAGAATTTCACTCATGCTTCTAGGATCTTGAGGGAAACCAAGAGAATCATGGAGACTATTGTAGATGGATTGAGATCACATGTCAATGGTAATAGCTCCAGGAGTAAAAGAGACGCTCAAACCATATTCGCCATTGATGGATTACTCGGTGCGATACAAGATTTAGACGGTTTATTAGATGGTTTGGAAGAGCATAAAGAGTTATTCGAAAGAGATCATAGGAATTATTCTGCACAACAAGTAAGTTATTTATCTTGTATAACAAAAACTTTCTGCTGATGACACAGTGATAGGCTGGTGTATTACGTGCACAACGAAGTTGGACTAAAAGAACACCTACGGAAAGGACTTATTGTACTAAAGAAATAGGAGAGATCATAAATATGAGTGGAGAATGGCAAGGGAGGAGTTGAGCTGCATATCTCACACGTCTAATGGGAGATTGACAAGGGTACAGGTTTTATCATACTTTCTATTCATATCTTGGGTTTACTTTTTTGTGCTATGTATACGATATCTGTTTGTAAACAATTTTCAAGATGTCACGGCCTTGCAGCGCCTCAGCGGGGCAGTGATTCCCATAAATCATAGGTCCTTGTGATGCTGAGTCGTCACCTTGTTAGGTGCCACTGATCTTGCGAAGAAGGTCAACCGAGGACAGAGCTTATTTGTTTCAGTTGAACTGATGTGATGGCACAAGCATTTGACAACTATATGTCATAGTGCCACATTCAATGTTTATCAGAATATTTCCGATATTATCCGACAGTTGACTTCATTTCTCCCTTTGAGTCTTACCATGATTTGAACTGAGTGTACaaagtgaatttgatcccgtcattcatcatttcatatCCATCTTATTCAAGCCAATGATATCGCATGGGATTGTATCTTATTTATACATTTAACCTTTATAATCaaagcatcttcttcatcaatcatcacTCAAAACATtcattaatcaaaatgccTTCTCTCACTAAGATGATCTTTGGAAATGGTCCTTTAGGTCCTTCGTAAGTTATAAAAcataataaaaaaaaacaaaacaaattatTGGGAAAtgctaatttaattattgCACATTCGCGATCATCCGAATTTTCATTGatattaaatcaaatcaataatcatcattactTCTCATCTCAACAAACTCGTAATACAATTTGAATCGTTACGATCAACATGCCTTTtatgattgaaattcaaatgacAGCTTCGCACCTTTCATTAGACAACACCCAGGTATTCAAAAATATTGGGCTAGATGGTCAAACTTTTATAAGAACGCTGCAGGTTATAGACAAAAAGGATACCtttatgatgatttgattgttgagGAAACTCCTCAAGTACAAAAAGTGGGTATGACTTTGAATGCAAATTTCATAGAGTGGACTTCCTAAAGCACAATAATGAGGGACGTTTAGGAGAAGTCGTGGTTAGGGATTCTGCATTGATATTGGAGTTGGAGACCTATAGAAGATAGTTAAAAGGGGATCTGAGGAGTCGTTAGGTCAAAAGCAGCTTCCTCTGAGAGATGACGTAACAGGAGAAGAGAAGTTAATGTAGATCGTATTGCGATTATCGACGAAATCTCGTTCAACATCTAGTCTTCTGATTAGTGATCTTTGCGGAGTTGTGACTAGATGGATGAAAGAAGGGGTCGTCGAGGATGAATACTTGCGGTAATTCATGAAGAACTTTTCACTGACTAGtattttctcctttattAGGCACTTTCCCGACTTTCCGCTAAACAACGATACGACCGAGTTTTCCGAATGCGAAGAGGTCTTACTCAATCTATGGCTCACAAGAACCTTCCAAAGGAACAATGGGTCAAGGCTGATGAGGTGAGATAGACTGTTCTCACATCCATATCACCCTGACTAAGTAGTGTGAAAGTTGGAAACTTTGCTTATTGTTTCATATATTACAGGACGTACGATACCTTACACCTTTGATTGAACAAGTAgtagctgaagaagctgagaGAGCTGAGTGGGATTACATGACTGTTGAGAAGATTCAACAAAAACGAGCAGAAAAGAGAAACATCTTCTCTAAGCGTGAAGGTACTCATTAAGCGGATGTATAGCGCATCAAGGTACAAGGTAGATAAGATGTTAGTTCGAGGACTGACAGGTGTAGTGGAGTAGGGGATAGTTGACCTCAGGCAGCGGACCAAATGCATTGCATTTTCATTCTCGTAAAACTAAGAAATTGAGAATTGTCTCTCATCATTTGCTCTCAATCCCCTggattcttcttgttgagcCGGTGCTGAGTATTGGCTAGACGCTTCATTTGGCGCTTTCGCCCCGTATATCACTCGTTGAGCTAGTACAGCTAAGATAATAGGAATTTCTTAGTTGACTCATGCTGGACACTTTCAAGCGCGCTCGAATTGGAATGGATTAGCATGACTTACCACTATCCCAACACAACGTCATAATAGCAGTCACCTTGAATTGGAAGGGTGATCCCCTTAGGAAAAAGTATACTGTTctgtatttgatgattgatttcaGCAATCTCTCTTGTCGGTGAATTGCAAAAGGGAAGATACAGGAAGACGGGATTTGACTCACTTATAAGCATCACCAAAGAACCATCCTGCCAAAGTAGATGATCTAAAACCATAACATGTTTTACGTCTAAAATTAGAGATAAATTGAGGTATAGGTAAAGTTGATTCTATAAGATTTAACAATAAGTAATAAATTCAACTGAGATTATGCAAATTTGAACATATATACCTATAGTCAAAGCTATAAAACCCAATCTGTTTTGAataatatatcaatttgaattgttgaattaaaatACTTTTTGCTTATAAATACAACTTACGAATCTATATACctattaatttaaataatcataaatcagcttcaagtattatttcatttttcaatCGTTGGTAAATACAATTTCgagaaaaaaaacataccaattccatttacctaaaataatttgtaaaatacctaaaaataaaattaatcCAGCTAAAAATTCTAAATAATTTCCATATCCTTCCCATTGccaaaattcaaaaggtcTTTTCCCATTACCACCTATAAATAAACCTTTAAAtccttttaaattttttaaattttcattattattttcagaAATATGAGgttgatttaaataatctgaatttgaatcttGTCTTGAATGACctggattaggtgaattaggtaaaggtgataaaggtgcataatttaattcattttctgaATTTAAAGGTTTGTAATGTAAACAAATTGCTAATAGGATAAGTTGAGATACTATTAAAAGTaatgattgaattaataaagCTGGAAAAATGACCATTTTAGCTTAGTATTTGATAGATTGTTGAAATGATTAGGCCTTACGAGTTTCAAATCTGTTTCCAAGCCAAAAAAATACTCTAACTGTATTGGCTATAAGTAGTACACCGCAAACATCTGAATGAGAGGAAAGAATCAGTCTATGCATTCTTCACGATCGTAATCCATCTAATCTTACCATGTGAGAATCCTGATGAATCTCTGGGTTATTGAAAACATCAGCATCACACACCTCCCCCTTAACACACGGTTAACCCAATAATAACTACTTACTTCTTTTTTACGATACTGTAAGCCTACTAGCATTGTAAGCTTGCGTATACGATTATTTCAAGCTCCCAACTCACCTGATCAGCATATATCAAAGGTGGTCTAACAAATTAATATCAGTTTTGGCTATTTTTATGCAATAATCTAGAATCAATACTCACCCTACGGCCATACCGATTCCAGCAAGTGTACTTAAAATTGACATACTGCCAGACACCTTATCTCATATACTTTCAGCTAATACTGGATCCGGTAGTCAGACAATGTCGATAATCTGTGTTTAGATCTTGAATGAAAGATATAACTGAAATATATCAGCTCTACTTTGACATTtagttgaattgatattgatcaacCTATTCAGTGGTGCCCCACTCTCTTATACGGTTAAATGGTTATTTTCCCCGctcattttcatcaaatcactttcatctCCTTTCATGGATTGCTATCTACTAGTATATCTCAAACATCAAGTACGAATAGTTCATCATAATCAACGGCCTAAATCGCAGAAGTATCATACCTGAATACACATAATTTCTCAGGACCTTGATTGTAACACAAATCTCAACGATATGGCATCCCAGGTTCCTCCATCGAAAAACCCAATACCACTAGCCGATCGACCATTACCTCCTTCAGCAGCTTTATCCGAACCAGCAGATTATAAGAATACGTTTAGAGTGAGTTTTCAGTCCTAAGGATCTGTCTATACAATCATTTTAGCGATCCACGATTTTCGCATTTCCTCCCTTTATTTTAAGGTCAATATATCAAGTGGTTTTCTCGCTAATCTATTGATTACAGGGTCGTATGACAGCTTCAAAGGTTTGTTCGATCGAAACTCCCGTAGATATACAAGATTGGCTTATGAGCTCGTTTTTAACAGTTCGCAGATCCTTGTGAAGCAGCTTCGAAAGCCTCCTTGGAATGTCTGGAAAGGTCGCATTATAATCGtgatgaagtgagtttgcAGTTTCTTTTGTATCGTCTTTTGTATTATCTTTCATATCGTTTTGATTGTATCCTTTGGTTTTTATTCTACATgtctgaagatgatctgGCTAGGCTAATGTTTTCCTTTCTTAGTGTTTGGATTTCTTCGCAGCATATAGAGAATGTAAAGGCAAATGGGTAAGTCAAATACTCAAATGTCTACTTCGCTTCAATTTCGATCGCTAATTTATGAGTGGGAAGATTGCACAACGGAAAGAAGATGCTAGGAAAGGTAGAGATACTGCATAGAATCGTTGACGGCTGATTTCGCGCCATAAGAGGGCACATGTCAGTATTGGATTTAcggaaaacaaaaacaaataaaaatcCTTAACCATCGAGTGGATTTCTGTCAAGGAGACCGCTCATATCAGGACCAATGTATTATAACAAACCACACTATTGCATATATGATCAAACGGTTCGAGTTCCTCTTGATGACCAGTTATGAGAATCCACACGAAATATGCAAACCTACCTTCGAGGTGTAGTATTAGCACGTAGCCATTGGATTAATCAGTCGGGATCCTACAGATCTGGATACTCAGATTAAGCATGACGTAGACGTATCTCAgtttcaattcaatttccaGCTTGATTACAGGAACATCGACTCCTACAAGAATCTACCACTGTTCTGAACGCAGCTGTTCGACAAACGCGTGAGTACGATCAGTATATCAACCACGTCAATCCAGCTTTGAGAT
This genomic stretch from Kwoniella pini CBS 10737 chromosome 10, complete sequence harbors:
- a CDS encoding cytochrome c oxidase-assembly factor COX23, mitochondrial, whose protein sequence is MASQVPPSKNPIPLADRPLPPSAALSEPADYKNTFRGRMTASKFADPCEAASKASLECLERSHYNRDECLDFFAAYRECKGKWIAQRKEDARKGRDTA